One Cellulosimicrobium protaetiae genomic region harbors:
- a CDS encoding class I SAM-dependent methyltransferase: MSSGDSPDPGSRADRAASFEQGAAQYASTRPSYPEEAVDWLLPAGARRVLDLAAGTGKLTERLVARGLDVVAVEPSDAMRARLAESVPGAQAAPGSAEKIPLPDASVDAVLVAQAWHWFSPAAQPEIARVLRPSGRLGIVWNVRDNAVDWVGRFTEIIHRGDTLEHSYREPALSPQHFSAPEHRTVPWADRVPTSSLRPLAASRSYLLTLPEPRREELLGEIDDLVATHPALAGRTDVDLPYRAECWRADALAAGSA, translated from the coding sequence ATGAGCTCAGGAGACTCCCCCGACCCCGGCTCGCGCGCCGACCGCGCCGCGTCGTTCGAGCAGGGCGCCGCGCAGTACGCGTCCACGCGCCCCTCCTACCCGGAGGAGGCGGTCGACTGGCTCCTGCCCGCCGGCGCACGCCGCGTCCTCGACCTCGCCGCGGGCACCGGGAAGCTCACCGAGCGGCTCGTCGCCCGCGGGCTGGACGTCGTCGCCGTCGAGCCCTCGGACGCGATGCGCGCCCGCCTCGCGGAGTCCGTCCCGGGCGCGCAGGCAGCGCCCGGGTCGGCCGAGAAGATCCCCCTCCCCGACGCGAGCGTCGACGCCGTGCTCGTCGCCCAGGCATGGCACTGGTTCTCCCCCGCGGCCCAGCCCGAGATCGCGCGCGTGCTGCGCCCGAGCGGCCGGCTCGGCATCGTGTGGAACGTCCGCGACAACGCGGTCGACTGGGTCGGCCGGTTCACGGAGATCATCCACCGGGGCGACACCCTCGAGCACAGCTACCGCGAGCCCGCGCTCTCCCCGCAGCACTTCTCCGCGCCCGAGCACCGCACGGTGCCCTGGGCGGACCGCGTGCCGACGTCGTCGCTCCGCCCGCTCGCCGCGTCGCGCAGCTACCTCCTGACACTTCCCGAGCCGCGCCGCGAGGAGCTGCTCGGCGAGATCGACGACCTCGTCGCGACCCACCCGGCCCTCGCGGGGCGCACCGACGTGGACCTGCCGTACCGCGCCGAGTGCTGGCGCGCCGACGCGCTCGCTGCGGGCAGCGCGTGA
- a CDS encoding PH domain-containing protein, translated as MARGRPRSRILDRYVLSGERVVVATRHHWGMLLEPVATTVAGAVVVAWLVVQAGPAVGDGVLFLWWLWLILAGRLVWKVFEWRNEWFVATDKRLLLLYGLITHKVAMMPLTKVTDMNYGRSPVGRVFGYGQFLLESAGQDQALRQIDWVSHPDSTYRLLCDTLFTPGSRPGTPPGGGASPPPAPPSVVAPVPVAPSGPRATQPAEPSPVAPAPAWDGRSPATTPPVPAPPRADEPVVVVPGRPVGESSGPTQPLPVAGRRESARHDAGHDRGHDEGHGDDEPGWAISGEHRATYVPVIHPRPTPTPIPKPYEPGPGRDGAP; from the coding sequence GTGGCCCGCGGCCGTCCCCGGAGCAGGATCCTCGACCGCTACGTGCTGAGCGGCGAGCGGGTCGTGGTGGCCACGCGCCACCACTGGGGGATGCTGCTCGAGCCCGTCGCCACCACCGTCGCGGGGGCGGTCGTCGTCGCCTGGCTCGTCGTGCAGGCCGGGCCCGCCGTCGGGGACGGCGTGCTGTTCCTGTGGTGGCTGTGGCTGATCCTCGCCGGGCGCCTGGTGTGGAAGGTCTTCGAGTGGCGCAACGAGTGGTTCGTCGCCACCGACAAGCGCCTGCTCCTGCTGTACGGGCTCATCACGCACAAGGTCGCGATGATGCCGCTCACCAAGGTCACGGACATGAACTACGGGCGCTCGCCGGTCGGACGCGTGTTCGGCTACGGGCAGTTCCTCCTGGAGTCCGCCGGACAGGACCAGGCGCTGCGCCAGATCGACTGGGTCTCGCACCCCGACTCCACGTACCGGCTCCTGTGCGACACGCTCTTCACACCGGGCAGCCGTCCCGGCACCCCGCCCGGGGGTGGCGCGAGCCCGCCGCCGGCACCGCCGAGCGTCGTCGCCCCGGTGCCCGTCGCGCCGTCGGGACCGCGCGCCACGCAGCCGGCCGAGCCTTCGCCCGTCGCCCCCGCCCCGGCGTGGGACGGGCGCAGCCCCGCGACGACGCCTCCCGTACCCGCCCCGCCCCGCGCCGACGAGCCGGTGGTCGTCGTGCCGGGCAGGCCCGTTGGGGAGTCGAGCGGGCCGACCCAGCCGCTCCCCGTCGCCGGGCGCCGCGAGAGCGCACGGCACGACGCCGGGCACGACCGCGGGCACGACGAGGGCCACGGGGACGACGAGCCGGGCTGGGCGATCTCCGGGGAGCACCGGGCGACCTACGTGCCGGTCATCCATCCTCGCCCCACGCCGACGCCGATCCCGAAGCCCTATGAGCCCGGCCCGGGTCGCGACGGCGCGCCCTGA
- a CDS encoding IclR family transcriptional regulator: MDNTSGVGVLDKAASVLGALESGPATLAQLVTATGLARPTAHRLAVALEHHRMVARDMQGRFVLGPRLNELATAAGEDRLLAAANPVLTALRDHTGESAQLYRRQGDHRICVAAAERPVGLRDSIPVGATLTMGAGSAAQILLAWEEPDRLHRGLREAVFTATILSGVRRRGWAQSVSERELGVASVSAPVRGPSGRVVAAVSISGPVERLSRQPGRLHSGSVVAAANRLTEVLRRAGE; encoded by the coding sequence ATGGACAATACTAGCGGAGTCGGAGTGCTGGACAAGGCGGCCTCCGTCCTGGGCGCCCTGGAGTCCGGACCAGCCACCCTCGCCCAGCTCGTCACGGCCACCGGCCTGGCCCGCCCGACGGCGCACCGGCTCGCCGTCGCGCTCGAGCACCACCGCATGGTCGCGCGCGACATGCAGGGTCGTTTCGTCCTCGGCCCGCGGCTCAACGAGCTCGCCACGGCGGCCGGCGAGGACCGCCTGCTCGCCGCGGCGAACCCTGTGCTCACCGCGCTGCGCGACCACACCGGCGAGAGCGCCCAGCTCTACCGCCGCCAGGGCGACCACCGCATCTGCGTCGCGGCCGCCGAGCGCCCGGTCGGGCTGCGCGACTCGATCCCGGTCGGCGCGACGCTCACGATGGGCGCCGGCTCCGCGGCGCAGATCCTCCTCGCGTGGGAGGAGCCGGACCGGCTCCACCGCGGCCTGCGCGAGGCGGTCTTCACGGCCACGATCCTCTCCGGCGTCCGACGCCGCGGCTGGGCCCAGTCCGTCTCCGAGCGCGAGCTCGGCGTCGCCTCGGTGTCCGCACCGGTCCGCGGGCCGTCCGGCCGCGTCGTCGCCGCGGTCTCCATCTCCGGCCCGGTCGAGCGCCTGAGCCGCCAGCCCGGCCGCCTGCACTCCGGGTCGGTCGTGGCCGCCGCGAACCGCCTCACCGAGGTGCTGCGCCGCGCCGGCGAGTAG
- the leuC gene encoding 3-isopropylmalate dehydratase large subunit, whose protein sequence is MAGTLAEKVWDAHLVRRGTDGSPDLLYIDLHLVHEVTSPQAFEGLRLAGRQVRRPDLTIATEDHNTPTLDIDLPIADLTSRTQIDTLRNNAREFGVRIHSLGDADQGIVHQVGPQLGLTMPGLTVVCGDSHTSTHGAFGALAFGIGTSEVEHVMATQTLPLAPFKTMAINVDGELPPGATSKDIILAIIAKIGTGGGQGYVLEYRGEAIRSLSMEARMTICNMSIEAGARAGMIAPDDTTFEYLKGRPHAPEGADWDAAVEYWRTLRSDDDAVFDTEVTLRASDLEPFVTWGTNPGQGLPISATVPVPEEIADENERVAAERAIEYMGLTPGQPLREVSVDTVFIGSCTNGRIEDLRSVAKVVQGKQKADGVRVLVVPASARVRLQAEAEGLDKIFLDFGAEWRNAGCSMCLGMNPDQLQPGERAASTSNRNFEGRQGKGGRTHLVSPLVAAATALRGTLSSLSDLDLPEGTDITSFDGTPLAPLDPRVLVQV, encoded by the coding sequence ATGGCCGGCACGCTGGCGGAGAAGGTCTGGGACGCGCACCTGGTGCGACGAGGCACCGACGGGTCGCCCGACCTCCTCTACATCGACCTCCACCTCGTGCACGAGGTCACCAGCCCCCAGGCGTTCGAGGGGCTGCGCCTCGCGGGCCGCCAGGTCCGCCGTCCCGACCTCACGATCGCGACCGAGGACCACAACACCCCGACGCTCGACATCGACCTGCCGATCGCGGACCTCACGAGCCGCACGCAGATCGACACGCTGCGCAACAACGCGCGCGAGTTCGGCGTCCGCATCCACTCGCTCGGCGACGCGGACCAGGGCATCGTGCACCAGGTCGGGCCGCAGCTCGGTCTCACCATGCCGGGCCTGACGGTCGTGTGCGGCGACTCGCACACCTCGACGCACGGGGCGTTCGGCGCGCTCGCGTTCGGCATCGGCACGTCCGAGGTCGAGCACGTCATGGCGACCCAGACGCTCCCGCTCGCGCCCTTCAAGACGATGGCGATCAACGTCGACGGCGAGCTGCCCCCGGGCGCGACGAGCAAGGACATCATCCTCGCGATCATCGCCAAGATCGGCACCGGCGGCGGCCAGGGCTACGTCCTGGAGTACCGCGGCGAGGCCATCCGCAGCCTCTCCATGGAGGCGCGGATGACGATCTGCAACATGTCGATCGAGGCCGGCGCGCGCGCCGGCATGATCGCCCCGGACGACACGACGTTCGAGTACCTCAAGGGCCGCCCGCACGCGCCCGAGGGTGCCGACTGGGACGCGGCCGTCGAGTACTGGCGCACGCTGCGCTCCGACGACGACGCCGTCTTCGACACCGAGGTCACGCTCCGCGCGTCCGACCTCGAGCCCTTCGTCACCTGGGGCACCAACCCCGGCCAGGGTCTGCCGATCTCCGCGACCGTCCCCGTCCCCGAGGAGATCGCGGACGAGAACGAGCGCGTCGCGGCCGAGCGCGCGATCGAGTACATGGGCCTCACGCCCGGCCAGCCGCTGCGCGAGGTCTCCGTGGACACCGTGTTCATCGGGTCGTGCACCAACGGTCGCATCGAGGACCTGCGCTCCGTCGCCAAGGTCGTCCAGGGCAAGCAGAAGGCCGACGGCGTCCGCGTCCTCGTCGTCCCGGCCTCCGCGCGCGTTCGCCTCCAGGCCGAGGCCGAGGGCCTCGACAAGATCTTCCTCGACTTCGGCGCCGAGTGGCGCAACGCCGGCTGCTCCATGTGCCTCGGCATGAATCCCGACCAGCTCCAGCCGGGCGAGCGCGCGGCGTCGACCTCGAACCGCAACTTCGAGGGCCGCCAGGGCAAGGGCGGGCGCACGCACCTCGTGTCGCCGCTCGTCGCCGCCGCCACCGCGCTGCGCGGGACGCTCTCCTCGCTGAGCGACCTCGACCTGCCCGAGGGCACCGACATCACGTCCTTCGACGGCACGCCGCTCGCTCCGCTCGACCCGCGCGTCCTCGTGCAGGTCTGA
- the leuD gene encoding 3-isopropylmalate dehydratase small subunit, which translates to MEKFTTHTGVGVPLRRSNVDTDQIIPAVYLKRVTRTGFEDALFAAWRGDPTFVLNQDAYRAGSVLVAGPDFGTGSSREHAVWALKDYGFRVVLASRFADIFRGNSGKQGLVAGIVAQEDIELLWKILETNPGTEVTVDLVNRTASAQDVTVPFQIDDYTRWRLMEGLDDIGLTLQHEDEISAFEATRASWRPKTLPAKTLPKVEIEAARPVG; encoded by the coding sequence ATGGAGAAGTTCACGACCCACACCGGCGTCGGCGTCCCGCTGCGCCGCAGCAACGTCGACACCGACCAGATCATCCCCGCCGTCTACCTCAAGCGCGTGACGCGCACGGGGTTCGAGGACGCGCTGTTCGCCGCCTGGCGCGGTGACCCCACGTTCGTCCTCAACCAGGACGCCTACCGCGCCGGCTCCGTGCTCGTCGCCGGCCCCGACTTCGGCACCGGCTCGTCGCGCGAGCACGCCGTCTGGGCGCTCAAGGACTACGGCTTCCGCGTCGTCCTCGCGTCGCGCTTCGCCGACATCTTCCGCGGCAACTCCGGCAAGCAGGGTCTCGTCGCCGGCATCGTCGCGCAGGAGGACATCGAGCTCCTCTGGAAGATCCTCGAGACCAACCCCGGCACCGAGGTGACCGTCGACCTGGTGAACCGCACCGCGTCGGCGCAGGACGTCACCGTGCCGTTCCAGATCGACGACTACACGCGCTGGCGCCTCATGGAGGGCCTCGACGACATCGGCCTCACCCTCCAGCACGAGGACGAGATCTCCGCGTTCGAGGCGACGCGTGCGTCGTGGCGCCCGAAGACGCTGCCCGCGAAGACGCTGCCGAAGGTGGAGATCGAGGCTGCTCGGCCCGTCGGCTGA
- a CDS encoding LLM class flavin-dependent oxidoreductase translates to MSAAKTGIKVGVVGSFGSAAQVLDMAVGAEESGWDGFFSWDGLSLLSMPVDTFDPWAVLAAAAVRTERIALGAMVFALPRRRPWEVVRQALTVDHLSGGRLVLPVGVGVLDDGGFSAVPGQLQSLRERAELLDDAIAYLDRAWSGEKFSFDGTHVHAGEMLFLPRPVERPVVGHHVPVWPVGVWDAERPPLRSLDRALRADGIVLQLRGERGFDVPTPDDVSALVEWLTTRRAELGLDAGRPFDVVVQGELPTDRSAAADQLAGLADAGATWWVESRWNPETATPESLLDAIHAGPPSSR, encoded by the coding sequence ATGAGCGCAGCGAAGACGGGGATCAAGGTCGGGGTGGTCGGGAGCTTCGGCTCCGCGGCCCAGGTGCTGGACATGGCCGTCGGGGCCGAGGAGTCCGGCTGGGACGGGTTCTTCTCGTGGGACGGGCTGAGCCTGCTGTCGATGCCGGTCGACACGTTCGACCCGTGGGCGGTGCTCGCCGCGGCGGCGGTCCGGACGGAGCGCATCGCGCTCGGCGCGATGGTCTTCGCGCTCCCCCGCCGCCGCCCGTGGGAGGTCGTGCGGCAGGCGCTGACCGTCGACCACCTGTCGGGCGGGCGCCTGGTCCTGCCCGTCGGGGTGGGCGTGCTCGACGACGGCGGCTTCTCGGCCGTCCCGGGCCAGCTCCAGTCCCTGCGCGAGCGCGCGGAGCTGCTCGACGACGCGATCGCCTACCTCGATCGCGCCTGGTCCGGGGAGAAGTTTTCCTTCGACGGCACGCACGTGCACGCGGGCGAGATGCTCTTCCTCCCGCGACCCGTGGAGCGCCCCGTCGTCGGGCACCACGTGCCGGTGTGGCCCGTGGGCGTCTGGGACGCCGAGCGACCGCCGCTGCGCTCGCTCGACCGCGCGCTGCGCGCCGACGGGATCGTGCTCCAGCTCCGCGGCGAGCGCGGCTTCGACGTCCCCACGCCCGACGACGTCTCCGCCCTGGTCGAGTGGCTCACCACGCGCCGCGCGGAGCTGGGCCTGGACGCGGGCCGCCCGTTCGACGTCGTCGTCCAGGGCGAGCTCCCGACGGACCGCTCCGCGGCGGCGGACCAGCTCGCCGGCCTCGCCGACGCCGGTGCCACGTGGTGGGTCGAGTCCCGCTGGAACCCCGAGACCGCGACCCCGGAGTCGCTCCTCGACGCGATCCACGCGGGCCCCCCGTCGTCCCGCTGA
- a CDS encoding hemolysin family protein → MDSGTWANIGLVLLFILVGGVFAGTEIALVSLRESQVARLERQSARGARVAAVARDPNRFLAAVQIGVTVAGFFSAAYGASTLAPDLAPSLEGLGLSSGLADTVALVGLTLVIAYLSLVLGELVPKRIALQRSAGVALVVAPPLDRFATLMRPVIWLLSRSTDVVVRLLGGDPRARSEQMSEEELREIVLAHESLPEDERRILDDVFAAGDRSLAEAMTPRGEVAFLPADTTLADAAETVAAGPYSRYPVTGDDFDDVVGFLHVRDLLGRDCPDHPATDPATGRALAVRDVVRPILALPATNTVLPAMSQMRREGVHIAVVVDEYGGTDGIVTLEDLVEELVGDIRDEYDPDEPSPAREHGAATSVDAGQTIEEFARRTGVELPDGPYETVAGYVVAQLGRLAVVGDHVDVDDRRLTVTDVARRRIVRLDVTPLP, encoded by the coding sequence ATGGACTCCGGCACCTGGGCCAACATCGGCCTCGTCCTGCTCTTCATCCTCGTCGGCGGCGTGTTCGCCGGCACCGAGATCGCCCTCGTCTCGCTGCGCGAGAGCCAGGTCGCGCGGCTCGAGAGGCAGTCGGCGCGCGGTGCGCGGGTCGCCGCGGTCGCGCGCGACCCGAACCGGTTCCTCGCGGCCGTGCAGATCGGCGTCACCGTCGCGGGCTTCTTCTCGGCCGCGTACGGCGCCTCGACGCTCGCTCCCGACCTCGCGCCGTCTCTGGAGGGTCTCGGGCTGTCGAGCGGGCTCGCGGACACGGTCGCGCTCGTCGGGCTGACGCTCGTCATCGCGTACCTCTCGCTCGTGCTCGGCGAGCTCGTGCCCAAGCGCATCGCGCTCCAGCGCTCGGCGGGCGTCGCCCTCGTCGTCGCGCCGCCGCTGGACCGGTTCGCGACGCTCATGCGGCCCGTCATCTGGCTGCTGTCGCGGTCGACGGACGTGGTCGTGCGCCTGCTCGGCGGGGACCCGAGAGCACGCAGCGAGCAGATGAGCGAGGAGGAGCTCCGGGAGATCGTGCTCGCGCACGAGTCGCTGCCCGAGGACGAGCGCCGCATCCTCGACGACGTGTTCGCCGCGGGCGACCGGTCGCTCGCCGAGGCCATGACGCCCCGCGGCGAGGTCGCGTTCCTGCCGGCCGACACGACCCTCGCCGACGCCGCCGAGACCGTCGCGGCGGGCCCGTACTCGCGCTACCCGGTCACCGGCGACGACTTCGACGACGTCGTCGGGTTCCTCCACGTGCGCGACCTCCTCGGGCGCGACTGCCCCGACCACCCGGCCACCGACCCGGCGACGGGGCGCGCCCTCGCGGTGCGCGACGTCGTCCGCCCGATCCTCGCGCTGCCCGCGACGAACACCGTGCTCCCCGCCATGTCGCAGATGCGCCGCGAGGGGGTGCACATCGCCGTCGTCGTGGACGAGTACGGCGGGACCGACGGGATCGTCACGCTCGAGGACCTCGTCGAGGAGCTCGTGGGCGACATCCGGGACGAGTACGACCCCGACGAGCCCTCGCCGGCGCGCGAGCACGGCGCCGCGACGAGCGTCGACGCCGGGCAGACGATCGAGGAGTTCGCGCGGCGCACCGGCGTCGAGCTCCCCGACGGCCCGTACGAGACCGTGGCGGGGTACGTCGTCGCGCAGCTCGGCCGCCTGGCGGTCGTGGGCGACCACGTCGACGTCGACGACCGCCGCCTCACCGTGACCGACGTCGCCCGCCGCCGCATCGTCCGTCTCGACGTCACCCCGCTCCCCTGA
- a CDS encoding DUF808 domain-containing protein, translating to MAFGLAALLDDIAAFAKLAAASIDDVGAAAGRASAKATGVVIDDTAVTPRYVEGLAAKRELPVIKRIATGSLRNKLLFILPAILLLSEFLPFLLTPLLMLGGTYLAFEGAEKVWELISGKHHAEVETKAEKKAVDEDSVVSSAVRTDFILSAEIMVIALNEVASEGFWSRLVILVIVAFLITAVVYGVVALIVKMDDIGLHLAKRETPWVQSFGRGLVGAMPKVMAVISFVGIIAMLWVGGHILLQGTYDLGWHGPYDVVHHLEHAVTGVAGVGGFLGWLVNTACSAVVGILVGGVVVLVAHFIPRRKHAPADDATTTTDEMDVEMTTGTTTGGADGPTRAATPPTDTIEAPADPEPTDPDRKPTDR from the coding sequence ATGGCGTTCGGACTCGCCGCCCTGCTGGACGACATCGCGGCGTTCGCCAAGCTCGCGGCCGCATCGATCGACGACGTCGGCGCCGCCGCCGGGCGCGCGAGCGCCAAGGCGACCGGCGTCGTCATCGACGACACCGCCGTCACCCCCCGCTACGTCGAGGGCCTGGCGGCCAAGCGCGAGCTGCCCGTCATCAAGCGCATCGCGACCGGGTCGCTGCGCAACAAGCTCCTCTTCATCCTCCCGGCGATCCTGCTGCTCAGCGAGTTCCTGCCGTTCCTGCTCACGCCGCTGCTCATGCTCGGCGGGACGTACCTCGCGTTCGAGGGCGCCGAGAAGGTGTGGGAGCTGATCTCCGGCAAGCATCACGCCGAGGTCGAGACGAAGGCCGAGAAGAAGGCCGTCGACGAGGACTCGGTCGTGTCGAGCGCGGTGCGCACCGACTTCATCCTGAGCGCCGAGATCATGGTCATCGCCCTCAACGAGGTCGCCTCGGAGGGCTTCTGGTCGCGCCTCGTCATCCTCGTGATCGTCGCGTTCCTCATCACCGCGGTCGTGTACGGGGTCGTGGCGCTCATCGTGAAGATGGACGACATCGGCCTGCACCTCGCGAAGCGCGAGACGCCGTGGGTGCAGTCGTTCGGCCGCGGTCTGGTCGGCGCGATGCCGAAGGTCATGGCGGTCATCTCGTTCGTCGGGATCATCGCGATGCTGTGGGTCGGCGGGCACATCCTGCTGCAGGGCACGTACGACCTCGGCTGGCACGGCCCGTACGACGTCGTGCACCACCTCGAGCACGCGGTCACCGGCGTCGCGGGCGTGGGCGGGTTCCTCGGCTGGCTCGTCAACACCGCGTGCTCGGCCGTCGTCGGCATCCTCGTGGGTGGCGTCGTGGTCCTCGTCGCGCACTTCATCCCGCGCCGCAAGCACGCACCGGCGGACGACGCGACGACGACGACCGACGAGATGGACGTCGAGATGACGACCGGGACGACGACCGGCGGGGCGGACGGCCCGACGCGCGCGGCGACGCCGCCGACGGACACGATCGAGGCGCCGGCCGACCCCGAGCCCACGGACCCCGACCGGAAACCGACCGACCGCTGA
- a CDS encoding leucine--tRNA ligase: MLGGSPREIEDRWQRYWAEHGTFRARDDGARPRRYLLTMFPYPSGDLHMGHAEVFALEDVVARYWRLRGFDVLNPIGWDSFGLPAENAAIRRGESPAVFTETNIATQAATAHRYGVSFDWSRRLETHRPEYSRWTQWLFVRLLERDLAYRATAPVNWCPADRTVLANEQVVGGRCERCGAVVVQRELTQWFVRVTAYADRLLDDMDALDGKWPARVLTMQRNWVGRSTGARVRFEIVPDGGPHPGRDAAAGPSRKKATDGPVDASPVPACPAHVEVFTTRPDTLPGATFVAVAPDGPLAAALCAPERADALARHREAALASGEIERTNVQRPSAGTFLGTWVRHPETGARLPVWAADHVLPGYGTGAVMGVPAHDDRDARFAAAHGLPAGSGETWPGVEDAIARLEVDGAGERATSYRLRDWLVSRQRYWGAPVPVVHCPGCGVVPVPDDELPVRLPDLAGDDLLPRGRSPLASPAADAWRRVPCPRCGADAERDPDTLDTFVDSSWYFLRYCSLGDDGSPDDVPFRPEDARRWMPAAQYVGGVEHAILHLLYSRFVTKFLHDEGWVDVVEPFATLLNQGQVLNGGRAMSKSLGNGVDLGEQLDRHGADAVRLAMVFAGPPEDDVDWADVDPGAMRRFCARVLRIADAVGPGPAAGAVAAENHGAPADPGVRVDTTTRPGTRAHALRRVTHRAVHEAQDLLERSRFNVVVARVMELVTAARRASDAGPGPGEDTAPHDAAVREAAETVAVLLSVFAPHTAEEAWERLGHAPSVADATWPAVDATLLVDDTIEAVVQVDGKVRGRVVVPADVDDATLRARALASPGTARATAGRDVVRVVVRPPRLVNIVTTDRPT, translated from the coding sequence ATGCTCGGCGGGTCACCCCGCGAGATCGAGGACCGCTGGCAGCGGTACTGGGCCGAGCACGGCACGTTCCGCGCGCGCGACGACGGCGCGCGCCCCCGGCGCTACCTGCTGACGATGTTCCCGTACCCCTCGGGCGACCTGCACATGGGCCACGCCGAGGTGTTCGCCCTCGAGGACGTCGTCGCGCGGTACTGGCGCCTGCGCGGCTTCGACGTGCTCAACCCGATCGGTTGGGACTCGTTCGGCCTGCCCGCCGAGAACGCGGCGATCCGCCGCGGGGAGAGCCCCGCCGTCTTCACCGAGACCAACATCGCGACGCAGGCCGCGACGGCCCACCGGTACGGGGTGTCGTTCGACTGGTCGCGCCGCCTGGAGACCCACCGCCCGGAGTACTCCCGCTGGACGCAGTGGCTGTTCGTGCGGCTGCTGGAGCGCGACCTCGCCTACCGCGCGACGGCCCCGGTGAACTGGTGCCCCGCCGACCGGACGGTGCTCGCCAACGAGCAGGTCGTGGGCGGACGCTGCGAGCGGTGCGGGGCGGTCGTCGTGCAGCGCGAGCTCACGCAGTGGTTCGTCCGCGTCACCGCGTACGCCGACCGCCTGCTCGACGACATGGACGCGCTCGACGGCAAGTGGCCCGCGCGCGTGCTGACGATGCAGCGGAACTGGGTCGGGCGCAGCACGGGTGCGCGCGTGCGCTTCGAGATCGTGCCCGACGGCGGCCCGCACCCGGGGCGCGACGCGGCGGCCGGGCCATCACGCAAGAAGGCGACGGACGGGCCGGTCGACGCGTCTCCCGTCCCCGCGTGCCCGGCCCACGTCGAGGTCTTCACGACGCGCCCCGACACGCTGCCCGGCGCGACGTTCGTCGCCGTCGCGCCGGACGGGCCGCTCGCGGCGGCGCTGTGCGCCCCGGAGCGTGCGGACGCACTGGCCCGGCACCGCGAGGCCGCGCTGGCGTCCGGGGAGATCGAGCGGACGAACGTGCAGCGCCCGAGCGCCGGGACGTTCCTGGGCACGTGGGTGCGCCACCCGGAGACGGGTGCGCGGCTGCCCGTCTGGGCGGCCGACCACGTGCTTCCCGGCTACGGGACGGGCGCGGTCATGGGAGTGCCCGCGCACGACGACCGCGACGCGCGCTTCGCCGCCGCGCACGGCCTGCCCGCGGGCTCGGGCGAGACGTGGCCCGGCGTCGAGGACGCGATCGCCCGGCTGGAGGTTGACGGCGCGGGCGAGCGGGCGACGTCGTACCGGCTGCGCGACTGGCTGGTCTCGCGCCAGCGCTACTGGGGCGCCCCGGTGCCGGTCGTGCACTGCCCGGGCTGCGGCGTCGTGCCCGTCCCCGACGACGAGCTGCCCGTGCGGCTGCCGGACCTGGCCGGCGACGACCTGCTCCCCCGCGGCCGTTCGCCGCTCGCCTCGCCCGCCGCCGACGCGTGGCGGCGCGTGCCGTGCCCGCGCTGCGGCGCGGACGCGGAGCGCGACCCGGACACGCTCGACACGTTCGTGGACTCGTCCTGGTACTTCCTGCGGTACTGCTCGCTGGGCGACGACGGCTCGCCCGACGACGTCCCGTTCCGTCCCGAGGACGCGCGGCGGTGGATGCCCGCGGCGCAATACGTGGGCGGCGTCGAGCACGCGATCCTGCACCTGCTGTACAGCAGGTTCGTCACGAAGTTCCTGCACGACGAGGGGTGGGTGGACGTCGTCGAGCCGTTCGCGACGCTGCTCAACCAGGGGCAGGTCCTCAACGGTGGTCGCGCGATGAGCAAGTCGCTGGGCAACGGCGTGGACCTCGGCGAGCAGCTCGACCGGCACGGGGCGGACGCCGTGCGGCTCGCGATGGTGTTCGCCGGGCCGCCGGAGGACGACGTGGACTGGGCGGACGTCGACCCGGGCGCGATGCGGCGGTTCTGCGCCCGTGTGCTACGGATCGCCGACGCCGTCGGGCCGGGCCCGGCCGCGGGCGCCGTGGCGGCCGAGAACCACGGCGCGCCCGCCGACCCGGGGGTGCGCGTCGACACCACGACCCGGCCCGGGACCCGCGCGCACGCCCTGCGTCGCGTCACGCACCGCGCCGTGCACGAGGCGCAGGACCTGCTCGAGCGGAGCCGGTTCAACGTCGTCGTCGCGCGCGTCATGGAGCTGGTCACGGCTGCGCGGCGGGCGTCCGACGCCGGACCCGGGCCGGGCGAGGACACCGCGCCGCACGACGCCGCGGTGCGTGAGGCGGCCGAGACCGTGGCGGTGCTGCTGAGCGTCTTCGCCCCGCACACGGCCGAGGAGGCGTGGGAGCGCCTCGGCCACGCGCCGTCGGTCGCGGACGCCACCTGGCCGGCGGTGGACGCCACGCTGCTGGTGGACGACACGATCGAGGCGGTCGTGCAGGTCGACGGGAAGGTGCGCGGCCGCGTCGTCGTGCCCGCGGACGTCGACGACGCGACCCTGCGAGCGCGAGCGCTCGCCTCACCGGGCACGGCCAGGGCGACCGCGGGCCGCGACGTCGTGCGCGTCGTCGTCCGCCCGCCGCGCCTGGTCAACATCGTGACCACGGACCGACCCACCTGA